The following are encoded in a window of Oncorhynchus mykiss isolate Arlee chromosome 11, USDA_OmykA_1.1, whole genome shotgun sequence genomic DNA:
- the LOC110535356 gene encoding uncharacterized protein LOC110535356 isoform X2: protein MVMEFPTMPDLEDPGPVGPPGGQKQPVKSHLLASRELLVASLYNLAPLLDRTLASGLLSQENYFEVGAERTPQGRARRLLEVVQAEMDEAGARCFMECLRRCKQHYPRLRAWLRTDADIQRGPTERQLQAQLSVLCGRLGFSVLPVSLELFSNGTLTQFELDQVQAAPTSYQQTHQLLSVCLSKGERACCSFYQALGSEDPQLASDISVEDPGVCSTPVEVKDDGLCSTHTAVETRQTDGEGLSLPDTHILSDVLQQVLSLLAVAPGEGARLNVCELGVAVGLPRRTVRECLLEEVEVGDIVQLRALVTLFLSKTQDASRLLNRVAECTAKRVLLSERGCMLLKLLSVAEAFLRTGDHHHLQAGDHLCTVDHHLRAGDHLHTGDHIDKVWNIFSLVLWDSMAEALEDPGAAVESLWEPRDAVRLLRDSERVETELLQELEECWADGGTESLLQSVTVLAQLLRDLHPLQDSLCLSPPEEGAVYPCRSRRLHRVTRFQGLPARVIRKALGHGAPSKHPVPAGLPIQYRDLCLCITRLLDRVHPQENTTSIDLSQAPIATITQHICSTLARPAFGPQSFDAGVRHRVLSVVKYDPVRWGLLNLQELHKDTMLGLESYLKPGEHHSFQLVPEKVRIFGGPEIRWGERVRGPVAIDNGIEEVLQFVTSEPASFLISVSCRGYDRGQYFEVHEPQCVRVSGLQEQGVGEVQGLGGTVLVLAVEGETVWMREERQGRACGTELEQVSQRHSATLQDGGCCFRVTTPGTRCQVKFIYKTRRISAVAERDCEVF, encoded by the exons ATGGTGATGGAATTCCCCACAATGCCAGACCTAG AAGACCCAGGCCCAGTGGGGCCTCCAGGGGGGCAGAAGCAGCCTGTGAAGTCCCACCTGCTGGCCTCCAGAGAGCTCCTTGTGGCCTCCCTGTATAACCTGGCTCCCCTGCTGGACAGGACCCTGGCATCCGGCCTGCTCTCCCAGGAGAACTACTTTGAGGTGGGGGCAGAGAGGACCCCTCAGGGCCGGGCACGCAGGCTGCTGGAGGTTGTCCAGGCTGAGATGGACGAGGCTGGGGCCAGATGCTTCATGGAGTGCCTCAGGAGATGCAAGCAGCACTACCCGCGCCTCCGAGCCTGGCTCAGAACTGATGCAG ATATTCAGCGTGGACCCACAG AGCGTCAGCTGCAGGCCCAGCTCAGTGTCCTGTGTGGCCGGTTGGGGTTCTCTGTCCTGCCGGTCTCCCTGGAGCTGTTCTCTAATGGCACACTAACTCAGTTTGAACTGGACCAGGTCCAGGCAGCGCCCACATCTTACCAGCAGACCCACCAgctcctgtccgtctgtctgtccaagGGAGAGAGGGCCTGCTGTAGCTTCTACCAGGCACTGGGCAGCGAAGACCCACAGCTGGCCTCAGACATCAGTG TGGAGGATCCTGGGGTGTGTAGTACTCCTGTGGAAGTGAAGGATGATGGGTTATGTAGTACTCACACAGCAGTTGAGACCAGACAGACTGATGGGGAAGGTCTGTCTCTCCCAGACACCCACATACTCTCGG aTGTGCTCCAGCAGGTGCTGTCCCTGCTGGCTGTGGCTCCAGGTGAGGGGGCCAGGCTGAATGTGTGTGAGCTGGGGGTGGCAGTGGGTCTGCCCAGGAGGACCGTCAGAGAGTGCCTGTTGGAGGAGGTTGAGGTGGGGGACATCGTTCAGCTCAGGGCCCTGGTCACCCTCTTCCTCAGTAAGACCCAGGATGCCTCTAGGCTGCTAAACAGGGTGGCAGAGTGCACAGCAAAGC GGGTGCTGCTCTCTGAGAGGGGATGTATGTTACTGAAGCTGCTGTCTGTGGCTGAGGCCTTTCTCCGCACTGGGGACCACCACCACCTGCAAGCTGGGGACCACCTCTGCACTGTGGACCACCACCTGCGAGCTGGGGACCATCTCCACACTGGGGACCACATAGACAAAGTGTGGAACATCTTTAGCTTGGTCCTGTGGGACAGCATGGCAGaggctctggaggatcctgggGCTGCAGTGGAATCATTGTGGGAACCTAGGGATGCTGTCCGTCTGTTACGAGACAGTGAGAGAGTGGAGACAGAGCTTCTCCAGGAGTTGGAGGAATGCTGGGCAGACGGGGGAACTGAGAGCCTGTTACAGAGTGTTACAGTACTAGCTCAGTTGCTACGTGATCTCCACCCTCTTCAGGACAGTCTGTGCCTCTCCCCTCCTGAAGAGGGGGCTGTGTACCCCTGCCGCTCTCGCAGACTCCATAGAGTCACCCGTTTCCAGGGCCTGCCTGCACGGGTCATCCGCAAAGCACTGGGACACGGAGCTCCCTCCAAACACCCAGTCCCAGCTGGTCTCCCCATCCAGTACAGAGATCTCTGCCTTTGCATCACACGTCTGCTGGACAGGGTGCACCCACAAGAAAACACTACCTCCATAGATCTCTCCCAGGCTCCTATTGCTACCATCACCCAGCACATCTGCTCAACCCTGGCCCGGCCGGCGTTCGGCCCCCAGAGCTTTGATGCTGGGGTGAGACACAGGGTTCTGTCTGTGGTAAAGTATGACCCGGTCAGGTGGGGCCTGCTTAACTTACAGGAGCTGCATAAAGACACTATGTTGGGTCTGGAGAGCTACCTGAAGCCAGGGGAGCATCACAGCTTCCAGCTTGTCCCAGAGAAAGTACGGATCTTCGGAGGGCCAGAGATACGCTGGGGAGAAAGGGTCAGGGGCCCAGTCGCCATCGACAACGGGATAGAGGAAGTCCTCCAATTTGTCACCTCCGAGCCAGCCTCCTTTCTTATCAGTGTTAGCTGCCGCGGCTATGACAGGGGCCAGTACTTTGAGGTACACGAGCcgcagtgtgtgcgtgtgtctggaCTGCAGGAGCAGGGGGTGGGCGAGGTGCAGGGTTTAGGGGGGACAGTGTTGGTTTTGGCAGTAGAGGGCGAGACAGtgtggatgagagaggagaggcaggggagggCGTGCGGGACAGAGCTGGAGCAGGTGTCTCAGAGACACTCTGCCACACTACAGGACGGGGGCTGCTGCTTCAGGGTCACGACCCCAGGGACACGTTGCCAGGTCAAGTTCATCTACAAGACAAGGAGGATCTCTGCTGTGGCTGAGAGGGACTGTGAAGTTTTCTAA
- the LOC110535356 gene encoding uncharacterized protein LOC110535356 isoform X1 has product MVMEFPTMPDLEDPGPVGPPGGQKQPVKSHLLASRELLVASLYNLAPLLDRTLASGLLSQENYFEVGAERTPQGRARRLLEVVQAEMDEAGARCFMECLRRCKQHYPRLRAWLRTDADIQRGPTERQLQAQLSVLCGRLGFSVLPVSLELFSNGTLTQFELDQVQAAPTSYQQTHQLLSVCLSKGERACCSFYQALGSEDPQLASDISAVEDPGVCSTPVEVKDDGLCSTHTAVETRQTDGEGLSLPDTHILSDVLQQVLSLLAVAPGEGARLNVCELGVAVGLPRRTVRECLLEEVEVGDIVQLRALVTLFLSKTQDASRLLNRVAECTAKRVLLSERGCMLLKLLSVAEAFLRTGDHHHLQAGDHLCTVDHHLRAGDHLHTGDHIDKVWNIFSLVLWDSMAEALEDPGAAVESLWEPRDAVRLLRDSERVETELLQELEECWADGGTESLLQSVTVLAQLLRDLHPLQDSLCLSPPEEGAVYPCRSRRLHRVTRFQGLPARVIRKALGHGAPSKHPVPAGLPIQYRDLCLCITRLLDRVHPQENTTSIDLSQAPIATITQHICSTLARPAFGPQSFDAGVRHRVLSVVKYDPVRWGLLNLQELHKDTMLGLESYLKPGEHHSFQLVPEKVRIFGGPEIRWGERVRGPVAIDNGIEEVLQFVTSEPASFLISVSCRGYDRGQYFEVHEPQCVRVSGLQEQGVGEVQGLGGTVLVLAVEGETVWMREERQGRACGTELEQVSQRHSATLQDGGCCFRVTTPGTRCQVKFIYKTRRISAVAERDCEVF; this is encoded by the exons ATGGTGATGGAATTCCCCACAATGCCAGACCTAG AAGACCCAGGCCCAGTGGGGCCTCCAGGGGGGCAGAAGCAGCCTGTGAAGTCCCACCTGCTGGCCTCCAGAGAGCTCCTTGTGGCCTCCCTGTATAACCTGGCTCCCCTGCTGGACAGGACCCTGGCATCCGGCCTGCTCTCCCAGGAGAACTACTTTGAGGTGGGGGCAGAGAGGACCCCTCAGGGCCGGGCACGCAGGCTGCTGGAGGTTGTCCAGGCTGAGATGGACGAGGCTGGGGCCAGATGCTTCATGGAGTGCCTCAGGAGATGCAAGCAGCACTACCCGCGCCTCCGAGCCTGGCTCAGAACTGATGCAG ATATTCAGCGTGGACCCACAG AGCGTCAGCTGCAGGCCCAGCTCAGTGTCCTGTGTGGCCGGTTGGGGTTCTCTGTCCTGCCGGTCTCCCTGGAGCTGTTCTCTAATGGCACACTAACTCAGTTTGAACTGGACCAGGTCCAGGCAGCGCCCACATCTTACCAGCAGACCCACCAgctcctgtccgtctgtctgtccaagGGAGAGAGGGCCTGCTGTAGCTTCTACCAGGCACTGGGCAGCGAAGACCCACAGCTGGCCTCAGACATCAGTG CAGTGGAGGATCCTGGGGTGTGTAGTACTCCTGTGGAAGTGAAGGATGATGGGTTATGTAGTACTCACACAGCAGTTGAGACCAGACAGACTGATGGGGAAGGTCTGTCTCTCCCAGACACCCACATACTCTCGG aTGTGCTCCAGCAGGTGCTGTCCCTGCTGGCTGTGGCTCCAGGTGAGGGGGCCAGGCTGAATGTGTGTGAGCTGGGGGTGGCAGTGGGTCTGCCCAGGAGGACCGTCAGAGAGTGCCTGTTGGAGGAGGTTGAGGTGGGGGACATCGTTCAGCTCAGGGCCCTGGTCACCCTCTTCCTCAGTAAGACCCAGGATGCCTCTAGGCTGCTAAACAGGGTGGCAGAGTGCACAGCAAAGC GGGTGCTGCTCTCTGAGAGGGGATGTATGTTACTGAAGCTGCTGTCTGTGGCTGAGGCCTTTCTCCGCACTGGGGACCACCACCACCTGCAAGCTGGGGACCACCTCTGCACTGTGGACCACCACCTGCGAGCTGGGGACCATCTCCACACTGGGGACCACATAGACAAAGTGTGGAACATCTTTAGCTTGGTCCTGTGGGACAGCATGGCAGaggctctggaggatcctgggGCTGCAGTGGAATCATTGTGGGAACCTAGGGATGCTGTCCGTCTGTTACGAGACAGTGAGAGAGTGGAGACAGAGCTTCTCCAGGAGTTGGAGGAATGCTGGGCAGACGGGGGAACTGAGAGCCTGTTACAGAGTGTTACAGTACTAGCTCAGTTGCTACGTGATCTCCACCCTCTTCAGGACAGTCTGTGCCTCTCCCCTCCTGAAGAGGGGGCTGTGTACCCCTGCCGCTCTCGCAGACTCCATAGAGTCACCCGTTTCCAGGGCCTGCCTGCACGGGTCATCCGCAAAGCACTGGGACACGGAGCTCCCTCCAAACACCCAGTCCCAGCTGGTCTCCCCATCCAGTACAGAGATCTCTGCCTTTGCATCACACGTCTGCTGGACAGGGTGCACCCACAAGAAAACACTACCTCCATAGATCTCTCCCAGGCTCCTATTGCTACCATCACCCAGCACATCTGCTCAACCCTGGCCCGGCCGGCGTTCGGCCCCCAGAGCTTTGATGCTGGGGTGAGACACAGGGTTCTGTCTGTGGTAAAGTATGACCCGGTCAGGTGGGGCCTGCTTAACTTACAGGAGCTGCATAAAGACACTATGTTGGGTCTGGAGAGCTACCTGAAGCCAGGGGAGCATCACAGCTTCCAGCTTGTCCCAGAGAAAGTACGGATCTTCGGAGGGCCAGAGATACGCTGGGGAGAAAGGGTCAGGGGCCCAGTCGCCATCGACAACGGGATAGAGGAAGTCCTCCAATTTGTCACCTCCGAGCCAGCCTCCTTTCTTATCAGTGTTAGCTGCCGCGGCTATGACAGGGGCCAGTACTTTGAGGTACACGAGCcgcagtgtgtgcgtgtgtctggaCTGCAGGAGCAGGGGGTGGGCGAGGTGCAGGGTTTAGGGGGGACAGTGTTGGTTTTGGCAGTAGAGGGCGAGACAGtgtggatgagagaggagaggcaggggagggCGTGCGGGACAGAGCTGGAGCAGGTGTCTCAGAGACACTCTGCCACACTACAGGACGGGGGCTGCTGCTTCAGGGTCACGACCCCAGGGACACGTTGCCAGGTCAAGTTCATCTACAAGACAAGGAGGATCTCTGCTGTGGCTGAGAGGGACTGTGAAGTTTTCTAA
- the LOC110535356 gene encoding uncharacterized protein LOC110535356 isoform X3, with amino-acid sequence MDEAGARCFMECLRRCKQHYPRLRAWLRTDADIQRGPTERQLQAQLSVLCGRLGFSVLPVSLELFSNGTLTQFELDQVQAAPTSYQQTHQLLSVCLSKGERACCSFYQALGSEDPQLASDISAVEDPGVCSTPVEVKDDGLCSTHTAVETRQTDGEGLSLPDTHILSDVLQQVLSLLAVAPGEGARLNVCELGVAVGLPRRTVRECLLEEVEVGDIVQLRALVTLFLSKTQDASRLLNRVAECTAKRVLLSERGCMLLKLLSVAEAFLRTGDHHHLQAGDHLCTVDHHLRAGDHLHTGDHIDKVWNIFSLVLWDSMAEALEDPGAAVESLWEPRDAVRLLRDSERVETELLQELEECWADGGTESLLQSVTVLAQLLRDLHPLQDSLCLSPPEEGAVYPCRSRRLHRVTRFQGLPARVIRKALGHGAPSKHPVPAGLPIQYRDLCLCITRLLDRVHPQENTTSIDLSQAPIATITQHICSTLARPAFGPQSFDAGVRHRVLSVVKYDPVRWGLLNLQELHKDTMLGLESYLKPGEHHSFQLVPEKVRIFGGPEIRWGERVRGPVAIDNGIEEVLQFVTSEPASFLISVSCRGYDRGQYFEVHEPQCVRVSGLQEQGVGEVQGLGGTVLVLAVEGETVWMREERQGRACGTELEQVSQRHSATLQDGGCCFRVTTPGTRCQVKFIYKTRRISAVAERDCEVF; translated from the exons ATGGACGAGGCTGGGGCCAGATGCTTCATGGAGTGCCTCAGGAGATGCAAGCAGCACTACCCGCGCCTCCGAGCCTGGCTCAGAACTGATGCAG ATATTCAGCGTGGACCCACAG AGCGTCAGCTGCAGGCCCAGCTCAGTGTCCTGTGTGGCCGGTTGGGGTTCTCTGTCCTGCCGGTCTCCCTGGAGCTGTTCTCTAATGGCACACTAACTCAGTTTGAACTGGACCAGGTCCAGGCAGCGCCCACATCTTACCAGCAGACCCACCAgctcctgtccgtctgtctgtccaagGGAGAGAGGGCCTGCTGTAGCTTCTACCAGGCACTGGGCAGCGAAGACCCACAGCTGGCCTCAGACATCAGTG CAGTGGAGGATCCTGGGGTGTGTAGTACTCCTGTGGAAGTGAAGGATGATGGGTTATGTAGTACTCACACAGCAGTTGAGACCAGACAGACTGATGGGGAAGGTCTGTCTCTCCCAGACACCCACATACTCTCGG aTGTGCTCCAGCAGGTGCTGTCCCTGCTGGCTGTGGCTCCAGGTGAGGGGGCCAGGCTGAATGTGTGTGAGCTGGGGGTGGCAGTGGGTCTGCCCAGGAGGACCGTCAGAGAGTGCCTGTTGGAGGAGGTTGAGGTGGGGGACATCGTTCAGCTCAGGGCCCTGGTCACCCTCTTCCTCAGTAAGACCCAGGATGCCTCTAGGCTGCTAAACAGGGTGGCAGAGTGCACAGCAAAGC GGGTGCTGCTCTCTGAGAGGGGATGTATGTTACTGAAGCTGCTGTCTGTGGCTGAGGCCTTTCTCCGCACTGGGGACCACCACCACCTGCAAGCTGGGGACCACCTCTGCACTGTGGACCACCACCTGCGAGCTGGGGACCATCTCCACACTGGGGACCACATAGACAAAGTGTGGAACATCTTTAGCTTGGTCCTGTGGGACAGCATGGCAGaggctctggaggatcctgggGCTGCAGTGGAATCATTGTGGGAACCTAGGGATGCTGTCCGTCTGTTACGAGACAGTGAGAGAGTGGAGACAGAGCTTCTCCAGGAGTTGGAGGAATGCTGGGCAGACGGGGGAACTGAGAGCCTGTTACAGAGTGTTACAGTACTAGCTCAGTTGCTACGTGATCTCCACCCTCTTCAGGACAGTCTGTGCCTCTCCCCTCCTGAAGAGGGGGCTGTGTACCCCTGCCGCTCTCGCAGACTCCATAGAGTCACCCGTTTCCAGGGCCTGCCTGCACGGGTCATCCGCAAAGCACTGGGACACGGAGCTCCCTCCAAACACCCAGTCCCAGCTGGTCTCCCCATCCAGTACAGAGATCTCTGCCTTTGCATCACACGTCTGCTGGACAGGGTGCACCCACAAGAAAACACTACCTCCATAGATCTCTCCCAGGCTCCTATTGCTACCATCACCCAGCACATCTGCTCAACCCTGGCCCGGCCGGCGTTCGGCCCCCAGAGCTTTGATGCTGGGGTGAGACACAGGGTTCTGTCTGTGGTAAAGTATGACCCGGTCAGGTGGGGCCTGCTTAACTTACAGGAGCTGCATAAAGACACTATGTTGGGTCTGGAGAGCTACCTGAAGCCAGGGGAGCATCACAGCTTCCAGCTTGTCCCAGAGAAAGTACGGATCTTCGGAGGGCCAGAGATACGCTGGGGAGAAAGGGTCAGGGGCCCAGTCGCCATCGACAACGGGATAGAGGAAGTCCTCCAATTTGTCACCTCCGAGCCAGCCTCCTTTCTTATCAGTGTTAGCTGCCGCGGCTATGACAGGGGCCAGTACTTTGAGGTACACGAGCcgcagtgtgtgcgtgtgtctggaCTGCAGGAGCAGGGGGTGGGCGAGGTGCAGGGTTTAGGGGGGACAGTGTTGGTTTTGGCAGTAGAGGGCGAGACAGtgtggatgagagaggagaggcaggggagggCGTGCGGGACAGAGCTGGAGCAGGTGTCTCAGAGACACTCTGCCACACTACAGGACGGGGGCTGCTGCTTCAGGGTCACGACCCCAGGGACACGTTGCCAGGTCAAGTTCATCTACAAGACAAGGAGGATCTCTGCTGTGGCTGAGAGGGACTGTGAAGTTTTCTAA